A single Entelurus aequoreus isolate RoL-2023_Sb unplaced genomic scaffold, RoL_Eaeq_v1.1 HiC_scaffold_31, whole genome shotgun sequence DNA region contains:
- the LOC133645290 gene encoding uncharacterized protein LOC133645290 isoform X1: MDEVKIIVEDQGKRIVDLEENATQLTERVTALEAICEQLLTQNESLNERMEDASNRSRRCNLRVTNVLPSPGERNDCVQFMQNFFATVLGDVFTEPPILDRAHRIGKENPGPNPRPRVMIVRFHYFQDKMRALRADRSLLQWKGQKIMLYPDYAPATVKLRATFTKTADEAQRFYDRRIARLPDMERNTTTKPARRGRATTQERGDTGREREEENGAGLGNEEDGTHGKNGPGGEDEAMGGISVEGEYNDEVNDGEEEDGGSGSESGDNMGALDENDGTE, translated from the exons ATGGATGAAGTGAAGATAATTGTGGAGGATCAAGGCAAAAGGATCGTCGACTTGGAAGAAAACGCAACGCAGCTAACTGAACGAGTCACCGCTCTTGAGGCTATATGTGAGCAGCTCTTGACCCAGAACGAGTCACTGAACGAACGCATGGAAGACGCCTCTAACAGGTCTAGACGCTGCAACCTGCGCGTCACGAACGTACTACCGAGTCCTGGGGAAAGGAACGACTGTGTTCAATTCATGCAAAACTTTTTTGCCACAGTACTTGGGGACGTGTTCACCGAGCCACCCATACTAGACAGAGCGCACAGGATCGGTAAGGAAAATCCGGGGCCCAACCCGAGGCCTAGAGTGATGATTGTCCGCTTCCATTACTTTCAGGACAAGATGCGTGCACTACGGGCAGACAGGAGCCTGCTACAATGGAAGGGACAGAAAATTATGCTCTATCCAGATTATGCGCCAGCTACTGTGAAACTTCGTGCCACATTCACCAAG ACCGCTGATGAAGCACAACGATTCTATGACCGGCGTATAGCCAGACTCCCGGACATGGAGAGAAACACAACTACCAAACCAGCGAGAAGAGGGCGCGCCACCACCCAGGAGAGAGGCGACACCGGCCGGGAGAGAGAGGAGGAGAACGGCGCTGGACTAGGCAACGAAGAGGATGGAACGCACGGGAAGAACGGTCCGGGAGGAGAGGACGAGGCGATGGGAGGCATCAGCGTGGAAGGAGAATATAACGACGAGGTGAACGACGGCGAAGAAGAAGACGGCGGCAGCGGCAGCGAGTCCGGAGACAACATGGGGGCTCTGGACGAGAATGACGGTACTGAGTAG
- the LOC133645290 gene encoding uncharacterized protein LOC133645290 isoform X2, with translation MDEVKIIVEDQGKRIVDLEENATQLTERVTALEAICEQLLTQNESLNERMEDASNRSRRCNLRVTNVLPSPGERNDCVQFMQNFFATVLGDVFTEPPILDRAHRIGQDACTTGRQEPATMEGTENYALSRLCASYCETSCHIHQARLPDMERNTTTKPARRGRATTQERGDTGREREEENGAGLGNEEDGTHGKNGPGGEDEAMGGISVEGEYNDEVNDGEEEDGGSGSESGDNMGALDENDGTE, from the exons ATGGATGAAGTGAAGATAATTGTGGAGGATCAAGGCAAAAGGATCGTCGACTTGGAAGAAAACGCAACGCAGCTAACTGAACGAGTCACCGCTCTTGAGGCTATATGTGAGCAGCTCTTGACCCAGAACGAGTCACTGAACGAACGCATGGAAGACGCCTCTAACAGGTCTAGACGCTGCAACCTGCGCGTCACGAACGTACTACCGAGTCCTGGGGAAAGGAACGACTGTGTTCAATTCATGCAAAACTTTTTTGCCACAGTACTTGGGGACGTGTTCACCGAGCCACCCATACTAGACAGAGCGCACAGGATCG GACAAGATGCGTGCACTACGGGCAGACAGGAGCCTGCTACAATGGAAGGGACAGAAAATTATGCTCTATCCAGATTATGCGCCAGCTACTGTGAAACTTCGTGCCACATTCACCAAG CCAGACTCCCGGACATGGAGAGAAACACAACTACCAAACCAGCGAGAAGAGGGCGCGCCACCACCCAGGAGAGAGGCGACACCGGCCGGGAGAGAGAGGAGGAGAACGGCGCTGGACTAGGCAACGAAGAGGATGGAACGCACGGGAAGAACGGTCCGGGAGGAGAGGACGAGGCGATGGGAGGCATCAGCGTGGAAGGAGAATATAACGACGAGGTGAACGACGGCGAAGAAGAAGACGGCGGCAGCGGCAGCGAGTCCGGAGACAACATGGGGGCTCTGGACGAGAATGACGGTACTGAGTAG